In the genome of Abyssalbus ytuae, the window TATTTATGGCGCGTATGCCGGGCAAAACATACAAAAGTTACACAACCCTGAAAAGGGAATTTATGTAAAAGGCTGGGTAAAAGATGCTACTAAAGTAATGCAAACAGCCAGGTTGTGTCTGGCACCTTTACGTTACGGTGCAGGCCAAAAAGGAAAACTTCTGGAAGCCATGCAAAACGGAACTCCTTGTATTACCACTCCGGTTGGAGCCGAGGGTATGAGTTTTGGAAATAGCCGGCCTGGCAGAATTGCAAAAACCGATCATGAATTCATTGAGGATACGGTTAAACTTTATCTTGATGAAAAGGAATGGAAAAATATACAAAAGTCAGGGTTTGATTTAATAAATAAACAGTTTTCTTATAAGGAATTCTCAAAGATTTTTATTGAGACTTTAATAAACATAAGGAAGAAAATAACACAGCATCGAGATAAAAATTTTATAGGACAAATGCTACAGTATCACCGTGTTCAATCCACCAGATATCTTTCAAAGTATATTGAAGAAAAGAATAAAAAAACAGGCTGTTCCAATTAAAAAAACAGCCTGTTTGTGATAAGGAGGTTAAAAAATATTACTTAAGAGTTTCAAATTCTTCAACAATAACCACGTCTTTTACATCATCACCTGCATATATATAATACACGCCAGTATCATCTATATGGTGGATTCTGTTATCACTTGATATGATGGCCAAACCTTTAGATGTTGATGCAAATCTTAATTCTTCGCCTGCATTTCTTTTATAGCTAAGTTCCACTTTCATGTCATTAGCATTATAATTATCTACTGTTACAGTTTGGTCAACATCAACCGGAACATCTAATTCCCTGTCTTGATTAAGTTTACCTTTATCTTCTTTTTCAAGTTTTACGGGTTGTGTTTCAGTAGTATTAATTTTTACCACATAAGTGGTTATTTTACCATTTTTTTCTACTTGATAAGTTTTTTTCACTGTTTCTTCAAGAACATCGACATTTTTCTGAGCATAAGCTCCTACAAACATTAATGTACAAGCTAAAAACAAATATTTCTTTAAATTTTTCATTTTTATAGATTTTTATGTTAATAAATTAATTTGTAAAATGATGATTAATGATCATCAGTAGCGTCTTCAATTTCTTCTCCTACTTCTTCAACACCTTCTTCAATATCTTCTCCTACAGCTTCAACGGCATCTTCTACTTTTTCACCTGTTGATTTTTCTCTGCAGCTTATTGAAGTTGAGCATAATACAAAAAGTAGTGCTACGAACATTCCTATTTTTTTCATTGTTTTAATTTTTAATTGTTGTTAATAATTTTTTATTTCCTTGCTAATAATCCTCTTAATAATGACAGTACAAACAGTACTATGAATATGAAGAATAATATTTTAGCAATACCAGCCGATGCTCCGGCTATTCCTCCAAAGCCTAATATACCTGCAATTAGCGCTATGATTATAAAAGTTATGGTCCAACGTAACATAATTTTAAGTTTTGTGATTAATAATTTATTTGAAATATGATCAGTATTCTTCAGTCACACTATTTGTCATATGTGTTTTCTACCATACTGTCATTTAAATGTTCTTTTGTATTCTTTGTCCATGCGTCAAGCATCCAGCTTGTTTTTTCAAGCTCTCTTACATATCCTCCAAGTAAATCAATCGTACCTTCATCGCCGGCATTTTCAGCATGTGAAATAACCAGTTTCATTTGTACCAATAGCTTTCTATGATCATCAATAATTTCTTTAACCATATCCCTGTCAGTTATTAAAGGAGAAGTTTCCTTAATTGATGAGATACTTAAATAATCACTGTATTTACTCATAGGATGGTAACGCAAGGTCAATATTCTTTCTGCTATTTCATCAATTTTCACACGTGCATCAGAATATAATGTTTCAAATTTTTCATGTAACTCAAAAAAGTTTTCTCCTAAAATATTCCAGTGATAACTTCTGAGTTTCTGATAGTACATGTTATAATCTGCCAGTAATGTGTTTAGTTCAATTACTACAGGTAATAACTTTTCATCATTCATTGTTATATAGCTCATTTCTTTATTTTTAAGATTAATAAATTTTATTTTTTATTGTTAATTACACCTGGTAATTATGTTGCTTAGCACAGCAGGAAATATTGAAGTAGTGATTGTTTTAAAAACCAACACTATCAATATAAGGTATGGGGCCTACA includes:
- a CDS encoding DUF1328 domain-containing protein gives rise to the protein MLRWTITFIIIALIAGILGFGGIAGASAGIAKILFFIFIVLFVLSLLRGLLARK
- a CDS encoding Dps family protein; its protein translation is MSYITMNDEKLLPVVIELNTLLADYNMYYQKLRSYHWNILGENFFELHEKFETLYSDARVKIDEIAERILTLRYHPMSKYSDYLSISSIKETSPLITDRDMVKEIIDDHRKLLVQMKLVISHAENAGDEGTIDLLGGYVRELEKTSWMLDAWTKNTKEHLNDSMVENTYDK